The Megalobrama amblycephala isolate DHTTF-2021 linkage group LG16, ASM1881202v1, whole genome shotgun sequence genome includes the window AGAGTGATCTGAAGGCATAAGACATAGGGTTTGGTGAAAAACAAatggaaatgtaatttattatttagcCTTAACTGTTGCTCTTGGTGGTTCATAGGGGCCGTGTTTCATTTTGAATGTTAAAATGGGGGTGagattgagaaccactgcttcaGACCATCCTCTGAATGAATTTAACATAATCGCACACGCACTGCAGAAGTGCAAATGAAAGGGTGAACTTATCTTCGGCCTGTTGAATGTTTGGTTAAGCTGCCATAATGGGAACATGTGGAAGAAAGTAATAACTTTCCTAACTAATTGCAAATTTAGATACTAAATTTGGGGACAGCAATGTGGGAAAGTCTACCCTTTAATTGCACTTTCATActtaaccactagagggcacatgtctgtctgtctgtctgtctttttttacagttttttacgattgcttacacactaaaattaaaaataacacacagtTACTAAAACCTTACACTCAAGGAGCAAAACCTTAGCCCAGATCTGCACAACTATAAGCACATTCTCAGcctcacactttttgcaaaacactacacacattgttttgcacAACACTAAACACACGTCTCTACATTAGACACAGAAATCTAACATAATGTCACTTCTTTGCCATTTCAAGACACTGCTGTCTAAAATATCACCCCTATAAACCAATTGATCAAACACAGCCGTCAGGTCTGCTTAACTGTAAACTCAACAATCAGGTGCAAGTACtataaaaaggaaaaaggaaAAGGGTGAGTTTATGTATCTTCAACAACAGATACAGTAAGAGGAAGCAGTAAGAGGAAGAGGGAGAAACATCATTGGCCACAGAGCTATTTTGAATATCCCAAGACAACATGGTGGTAACATCACAATGTATGTTGCAATCACGCAGAATGAGGTCCTCCACCAGCATGGCAACTTAGGCCCTTACAGCACTGccacatattcacattttagacAGACTGCACAAAATCGTCACAGCAGAAGTCCAGATGGATATACTGTCCTTTCCTTAAACCCATtgaggagtttttttttttgttgttgttgtttgttttttttttggcatggaaGGTTTACAATCTCCAGCCATATGTGcctcattcaagccatggagAAGCCCTGACCTAATTGATGCAGGGCCTGTGCAAATATGGATTCACCTTTCAAGAAGATCCTACCCTCGCTGTCTTGCGAGAGAGGACATCGTCTGTGATGTGGATGAAGTGTATGGCCAGATCCAGCTAGGCCAAGAGATGATGttttggtgttttttctattttctattttatttattttttttaatttaaaatcatgcttttgttttgtctccacagatatttttgtttgtgtactatattgtatttagaatatgttctgattttcagtgcaaaatgtaacctttggaaaggcattgatgtattgaatggttttacaatgtggtgagaaataaatattttcatcaatatGCAGTACTgatcttgtgtgttttttttgtttgtttttttgttaatatattCATGTGCACTGTAACAATATCTCTGAAAAAATCAAACATAGACTATATTAttagaaaagtataaaagttacaagtgtttaagattgagcacagcagtgtgtaaatgaatcaaacagaatcagaatgtatgaaccatgtgtgttccatacggtgtcaaagttgggttttgttaaattaagGTAATGTTTTGAATGACGTTTTTCATTTTGCAAAAGATCTGAAGATTTTTGCtacttgtgtgtgtgaatctgtgaattgtgtgtagtgttgtgacaaaatgagccttgtttttaaaattgtgcttAAGCAATCATAAAAAACTGTAGTTAGTTCCctacgcagaccacatattttgcatatatggaacagtggtagtggGAACGTTGTTGtatgaagcttttactgaaatgaaaacatgaaattgctgccattaatcaacaacaaatccaacatacatggtcTTTGGTTATTATGGAACCTtttttctgccactgaataaaaaagcataaaaggtaattgtgactttttatctcacaattccatttatttattttataaataaaactttttttttttctgaattgtgaaatataaactataggaattgAGAGAAAACATCAGacttgtgagataaaaagacacaattaccttttttattttctattcatggcagaaataagctttcataggttacACATGTGTAAAAGAGGAAAATCATACACTGTAAACGATTTCCGTTGTTTTCACAGTATTATACTGTGTTCTCAACAGTTCCCTACTGTAGAATCTGAGTACAGCATATTACTGTAGATTTTGTCGTTTTCACAGCTTGTTACTGTATTCTTAACAGTTTCCAACTGTATAAGCTGTgtacagtatgttactgtagattttcaatgcattctgggaaaatATTAGCCTACTGTATATCTAAATACAGTAGGCTACTAAATGACCGCGAAAAACAACCACACACCTCCTCACGCATGACAGACTCATCATGATGAAAGCCCACAACAGTATGGTAGGTTaacttttctctctttttttcccacTTTGTTTTATTCTGATGTTATTTCCAAGATATAAAGCTATGTTTTAGTTAATACATTTCCATAAAAATACACGAGTAAGCGTTCATTTTCAGGGAGAGCCGTTTCTTCGGGAAGAGCCGTTGAGAAGACAAAAAGCCTACTAGCTACCTGAAATTGGTAGGTCAGTTTTAAAAAGCATGTAATcgccttttttgttttgtaccaATATTGTTTGCAAggtataaatatgttttagtttaTAAATATCCGTAAGAACATCGAAACGGGTGCTCATTTCCCTGTTAAGCCGCACTAAGTAGCTCTCTGAAAGCGGCGCTTTCAGAGACCGGCTGAACTAACGTGAGACAGGCGGGAAGAGTCGTTGTGAAGACGAAAAGCATTCGTGAAAATGGTAGGTCAACTTTAAAACGCAtgtaatcacttttttttttgttttgtaccaATGTTTTTTGCAACTTCAAGGTATAAATACTTTTGGTGCTGGCGCTCATGTTCCAGTTAAGCCGTGCTGACAGCATTTTTTTCACAGGGGAGACAGGGGAGAAGAGTCGTCGCAATAAAGAAGACAATTTTCTTTATGGCATgtggttttaaaggtgccctcgaatgctttttcacaagatgtaatataagtctaaggtgtctcctgaatgtgtctgtaaagtttcagctcaaaataccccatagatttttttaaattaatttttttaactgcctattttggggcatcattaactatgcactgatttttttcagccaccgcccctttaaatcgcgtgcttcctgccacacgagctctcgattatattacagtgcatttacaaagtttacacagttaatataaccctcaaatggatctttacaagatgttcgtcatgcatgctgtgtgcatacatcgaatcatgtgagtatagtatttattttgatgttcacatttgattctctatgagtttgaggctatgctctgtggctaaagctaacattacacactgttggagagaattataaagaatgaagttgtgtttatgaattatacagactgcaagtgtttaaaaatgaaaatagcgacggctctcttgtctccgtgaatacagtaagaaacgatggtaactttaaccacatttaacagtacattagcaacatgctaacgaaacatttagaaagacaatttacaaatatcactaaaaatatcatgttatcatggatcatgtcagttattattgctccatctgccatttttcaatATTGTCTTTggttaccttgtctgtgcacagatccagacgttaatactgcctttccttgtctaatgctcgaacatgggctggcataatgcaaatattggggtcatacatattaatgatcccgactgttacgtaacagtcggtgttatgttgagatccgcgtgttttccggaagtcttttaaacaaatgagatttacataagaaagaggaaacaatggggtttgaaactcaatgtatgtcttttccatgtactgaactcttgttattcaactatgccaagataaattaaatttttcattcgagggcacctttaagatgtaAGATGATATGTATTCACTGGTTATTGTTGTATACTGCTACTAATTAAGTACTTTAACtcttcaaactttatttttatatttccaaCATTTATTTTCCACTGGCACAATGTGTTAATGTGATTTTAGTGGTATGAATTTAATTGTAGCCTATTTTGTTAATTAATGAAATATGCTGGTAAATTTCTGTATTGAAGTTAAGAAATGTAAAAGATGAAACCTAAATAAAGTTGATCTGAAGCAATAATTTGTGTTATTGAATATGTAACAgttaacttaaaataaataaaaaataactgtgAAATAACTACAGTAGTTTTAggcatactgtaaaataaagtacatCATAATGctgtactttattttacagtatgccTAAAACTACTGTAGTTATTTCACAGTTATTTTGTCCTGATCCAGCTACTCCTCTGCTCCTTCATCTGTTCCTCTCCTTCACctagacattttttttctctctctctgctcctctgtgttgttcttcatccacactgaacaaatccgatCATATTATACTGTGTTCATGTAATGAAAATAACTTCAACAACTAACTATGCCTCCAGCTGAGATTGGAATCtactatttctcaatatttcagtacTGCCACTTAAAAATGCTTATcgattgtttcagtatttgttttatatatgttttcaatacttttgagctgctgttgttagAAAAGTAtaggttttatcctatattcAACGATTGGAACATTaagtcttcatttctgacttgttgtgtttaagcatttgcaaataaaatgagaaagatccatgattttggtatggagtAAGCTTGCATGAAAGGAAAATTTCCAGTGCTCTCCCCACCctcaataccacgactgaggtgagacccttgagcaaggcaccgtacccccaactgctccccgtgcgccgcagcaatggctgcccactgctccgggtgtgtgttcactgctgtgtgtgtgcactgctGTGTgagtgcacttggatgggttaaatgcagagcacaaatgccgagtatgggtcaccatacttggccacatgtcacATATCATATATCACATGTATCACATTTAAGCCTTTTggaaatgtgttaattgactgcattttgtgtgaaagtgacataaattgtgttaatggtatatGGTCACAACAGATGGacgttctgctaaatgtgtttcgAAAATGTGACAACAGATTGGAAAAAAAGTGTGTAAGCaattgaaaaataatgtaattgcaggtgcaaaagtgatattgaACCAACATCACTTTGTTATGTTAAAACCTgttgaaacccattttcaaaagtttgggatttcCAGGGGGCGCATCACAGAAACTTTCTATCTTAGGTCTTAACTTAAGATATGTTAATTCAGGATTTTTCACAAATTCGTATTACAAAAACAAGTTGAACTTGTTACTTAAGTTGATTTAGGATTCTTATCCTATCTCCTCATATGTATATTGACATCTCATGAGATTGCttcatctgattgatttttgaaggcagcatagatgtatcttTCACTgtctttgatatcccacaatcccattctttccattctgtgaaggttgaactaaaaaataaaaatggcgtCTGAAAGTTGGGGTTGGTGGTCAGCAGGGAcctaaaaaaaagtgcactcCCCTACCATGCGAGACCAGGGTACTGACCAGGGTACTGAGACTACGTGAAGGACGTGGTCcctacccccccccccctatATGAAGGGCTATATGAAGGACTGAGAATAACCGTGGTATAAGCGGAATAACTGACTCCGCTTCGAGTCGTGATCGAATCaccacctcaggtgtgcattatttttctaataattcagcGGCCGTagcttaaatagtgttttgacatcgacaacccaagtgcattttacctcaaacttgcgtctagttaactatctaaagtagcaatcgcttctcgggtcgacattaacacactgacaaaattatattcagaattaaaaatatttttataccactttttaatgtgtgattgtgtaaaggttttcactagtgatgggcagatcgaggcttcatgaaacactgaagcagctgaatcaaatgtgccgtaatgattcgaggcttcgaaacaatctgacacttgtctccacggtgacccctagtggtcagagcagtgcaaatgcaacaaaactcaggccaaacatgcattaaaaatacactttaacaaatgtatttcaaaagttttatttaaagtaaaatcaattaaatggaattaactaatcatctaataagattaaatatcgagtgtctgtataatttgtgttcttttatcaattttaaaggcttgtatctgttccatggctcaagctaaacaggccaataagagattaataactaccattattcattttaattattctaatgtataattaaaacatctacaactgtataaaactgatcggagatcaggtaaaaccatagggtaaagccctagacacttgttcaatagttctcagtgaatctgcatgattcatgggctcactttatcatcgccctctatcggtgaaccactgaaatttcgaactgtttcgaaacagtgatgacgtaatgaagcctcgtttactaaaatcacgtgactttggcagtttgatacacgctccgaatcactgattcgaaacaaaaagattcatgaagcttcggagcttcatgaagcagtgtttcgaaatcggccatcactagttttcacgagataccaacctttcgcgaacttgcttccaacactcgttctcatggaggcgcggtgtgcacggaggggaggggctgtgcgcgcgcgagtatgtgagagagacgcgtgagtgagagacgcagggaaatgaaatgcagctgaacgtttgctccatgaaagacattgacaaagacgaaaactaaggacatttaatctatcattttattttattttagttagttttgccaaacatacattacagttttggttagttatcgttttttttttttgtaatgcctcgtttttatttttatttcagttacgacgatgttttttcccacctagttttcgtttttttcgttcgttttcgttaacgattataaccttactcacctttccgacaacgttaagtcgtctcacccgacaaccgcgacaatctccttctagtgccgctcatgcaggctcagctcaggtgccgatcgcgtgcagcgctgcagccacgtaaacagagCTTGCacttcccctactgactttcactttcggacgggtgcccgaatatggaagtgaatgaggctttgcgatttttttttttttttttttttttataatctacgtgaaattctgcagccattgtacgattttttaatttatttttttccacctcggaagggcaacgtgagtcgagaagggcatatgggcagttgcccgggcaacctgagcaacccccctgtgcacgtccctggtggtcagtttgtgtataaatatgtttttgacCATTGTTTTCCACTTATGATGTCATTTCACTCCATCAGGTTCAGTAATCAACTGTCAGGTCTGTTAAGCAACCAATGATGCCCAAGCAGCAGCTGTGAAGTAAACACTGGAGAAACAAAAAACTATGCCGATGACACTCAGCTCTGTCTTCCTATCAAAAATAATAACTGTTCTGTGTCTAGTCTGTTTGACTGTTTGTGTCACAATAAGTGTTGGATGGACAAGAACTTCTTACGGATAAACAAGGATAAAACTGAAATTATTATCTTTGCCCCCATCAGATATGACTTCTGACATAGTCAATCAGCTTGTTTCTCTTTCTATTAATGTTCATGACTGTGTCAAAAATCTTGGTGTCATTTTTGATTCCAATCTGAGTGATAAGCAGATTGGCGCTGTTGTAAAAAGCAGTTTCTGTCAGCTAAGATATCTTTGGTCaatgttgcgttcatatatcattcgcaccagagttcgtttgtaAGCGGActgagacccatcttttcagcggtctcggcccgcttgtttggtgcgcaccagggttcggatggcagcgttcacacgtTCAAATGAAGCGcactaaagccgagttcagactgcatgattttagccccgattttggctcggcaacaaatgcccgaaatcacaggcaaatcgatGCTCGTTCACGCAAGTGACAATCACGCaatgtgaatgagcaaagacgtgaTCTGAGAAGatcgccgacgcccgtgagatatttggcatgctaaatatctggacctgtcggcgattcaaaatcctgctgtgtgaaaagtgttctgactgaaaactacattggcgatgaccgacagccaatgagagagcaagatacggagcagcggggagttcagggaggagttatagaccactctcgttgcagaacatACAATCCTTGTTCCTCGCGTCTCCCCaaacatttcctcctccatattcttcttttctttttcttgttttcgctgcaaatcagcgcacaggcaattcgtattgcaagATTCTTGCGGgttaccatttttaataataatcccagtctcacgtgagaactccggtcttgcatgcatgatatcgcgttgtttccttgtcacatctcgcgtgtgtttggttgtgaaacgttgtttgcgtgccagacagagttgtcggcgattcttcctgttgtaaagtcatgcagtgtgaaaccttctgttgccgatccatcgtgcagtttgaacagcagcgactgaatgctggccaagatagtcatgcagtgtgaaaagaacagtgacccgactgctttgaaaatcgtgcagtctgaactcggcttagaGAGACCGTAGTCTCAGTACCCTGGTCTCGCATGACAGATGATTTTTCATGCAAACCGGGCCCGTTTCgaactaaactgccagtgtgAAAGCACCATGTAacgctgttgtcgtgtaaatgaacagccaaaacacattaaaaagttttaatagaaaatggtgtcatgtaaacagctccaaagatattttgtttttccactGTCTCTGTTTCATCCTGTGGCCTCACAGTACTGTAGaaactgataaaaatgctcaCATCATTAACACTTACAAAACTGAGTGTCAAACAGACCACAAGGCCCTGCAACACATTGGTACACTAAACACAAGGCCAAACTCATCCTGTGTTACTGCTCATATATGAACTCTTTTTGTGCATCTGTTTGTAAATACAGTAGATAGTGTAGTAGATGTTAAAATTCTAACAGTGTGATCCTATGTTTGACAGTggattttgacaaaaaaaaaaaaagttaggtTGCAGCAACAATGTAAAATCGATTGACAATTCTATGAAGTAGTATAAATATTTCAAAAGCCTATTAGTTACCATAACAGTGCTATAGCCATGGGAATGACATAATATCTGTTATCCACTTTGCTTGGTTGTGGTTTGAGTCATGATATGTGGTTGTTGGTTCTGGAATAGTACCAAATTTCCATGACCCGAGAGAAGGTTCATCTGAACATCTCTTAAAAAAGGCACTTTGTTTACAGTTCATTCCTTAAGGTAAGTGGCTTGAATTCATTTAGCTCAAAATTCAGCTTTAGATTATTTTCACATCCACAGCTTATGAACAATTCTACAGATTTTCTTTGTGCTCCACATTAAGAACTTGATGCATTATGGACAGATACTGTATGTGTtaagatatttattttacataaacgTCCAAATCCTTCCTGAAGCAGCATAGTATGCTGAATGCACCTGTTTTTGACTGATGATGAAAAGTagcttataatataatagtaaACACTGTACATTCAATGATATTGTGCTTCAGCTCTGTGCAGATGAATATGGCAATCATACTGTTCATAAAACATACATTACTTGGGTTAAGAGataagagatataaccagtttagatggaaaggatctcaaaaTGACTAGCTGAAGATGTTACTGTAGCTTAATAGATACAGTTCTTCCTTGAAAATAATTCCAGCAcataatgaaatgacccttcagaatagataatgctttacattgAACTCTTTTAGAGAGCTACAAAAGGCAATTTAcctgttcaataaaatatttataatcacCTGTTGAGTAAAAACACCACCTCTGTGtcacttttacaacatttcaaatctctCAGTCCTCGCCATCTCTGAAAAAAcaaagccaatgttgattcttgttttattatgaGCACTGTCGtgttctctttttgccagcagactctctTCAGTTCGCTGTTTGTTTAAAATGGGTGTTTCCCCAGAGGTTTGAGATTTAGCTTCTCTATGTCAACTTTTCTCACTTATTGTGAAAACTAAcatgccactcccacaccatacaTGTGGAGCAACATTTCTCTTTTTACAGATATGAAGAGACATGCACAGACGagcaggtctaaaatataaacacttataataagcttaccatagtgaatcaggatAAGAGCTCAAAAACATGTCCTGGAAGAAGGAATGATGAAGTATTGACtcaattttgaacaaaaaagttacatagtgtacctttaagttgattaaagctgcagtccgtgatttttcctctttgtctccatctcttgtttgaaacctgcaattgcagtcatatgcggaacagttatctgtacgtgcgttgtgcatcggcacagctcgtcagtgcggatgaatctaatgttttctgtcagtcaccgcaccggtgtggatctgtacttcagaatcactgactctacgtcttgaaagtatgtcCTTTCtagattacaatccaccatcaaaatgatacatttaattatttcagctgctgtgagaaaagactATAAATAAGACTATAAATTtatcctcacgtgataaaaccaactagcctggactccttcctttctgtttacggacgtgacgtaatgacgcacagacttTCCcgtggaaatccaccatgtcgctcttattataaaacattattacaagcttaccgttgtgaatcgagacaagataattagatagttttgaacactggctggttatgtacttgcaaaaaaattgattttggataatttttaaccaaaaaaagttgcggactgcatcTTTAATGTTGAATACATTTAAATCATTCCAAGCTTTTGGAAACTACAGATTTAAATGGTTTGGAATTCAAAAGTGTCGGGCAACATCAAGAATCAGAATGTAGGACATTCTCTTGATATTTGAGTCTTGTATTAGATTGTCATTCATTTGCCATTTATCCTAGTAATAATTCTAAAAGACAGTTCTTTTTGCATAAGCTCAAAAAGCAGAATTCACCACATCTTTATGCCACATCTCTACATGTCATCTACAATCCACAAACATCATCATGGTAAGTGATATCATTAGGTAGTCtagtttaaatataaatttttcacACATTTTGAACAATTGCAATGTGATGCATAAAAGTGATGCAattttttcatttgtgtatatttgtattgattataattttaagcATACTTAACAGTCCAACTTTAGCTAAATATCTGCACCAGCTTATTTTATTGGGTTGTCACACCATATATTGAAATTTATGTACTCTGTTTGTCAGTATATATTTATCTTATGCTGTGGTTACTGGTGGAAACTAAGTCTTTGCAAGAAAGTTATGGGTTCTGTTGCTTGACCATTTTGAGGAAGTCACACAGCAAGATAAACAAGATGCTCAACGATATTATTAACCCTATAAaatctatcatatttgatacacaaAAGGCCTCTatatcaacatgatcaaaactatCCTAACAAAACTGTTACACAATCTGCAATATGCCTTTTTTGTCATCTGATTAATAGTTTAGACATTATACAGTTTTTTTCGATTGCTAAACGACAGTGAGCACAACTGGAGCTACATGTGCAAAACTCTAACTACAGTCTGCACTACCAACAGTCACCTGAGCTAAACAGTTAACACATGACTCAAAACAGGCTCATTGCAGCCAAACACTATGCACAACCCTCACTAAGATAACACACACTGTCACTCAGAACACACTGAGTGTAAAAACACTAGCATCAAACTCCAACacagaaaatacaaacttttcATCTTTACAGTTTGAACAATTTCAGTGACTTCATACAAAGTAATATTTTCGTCAAAGAAAAGAGTGACATTCTTTCAcgtgatttatttaaatttttataacaTAACAGTTCTTTAaggtaaatgaaaatgagcagTTTGCTTCAATAGTCTGTAGTAATTTATggaattacagtaatgagaaaaaaaagtacatactgTAATTCGAACAAATAATTGAGGGGCTAATCCTGCAAAATTGCAATCAGCAGTGTTTGAAAGGCACAAGGCTGAAATCtattctgttttgaatgtgtggttcacagttttgacagcagtgtgttagcatttgaacaaagtgctgtaaatccacagtgttgtgcaggttgtggttaaagtcatgggataagtgtgtagagttttgaaaaCTGTGTTCAAGCAATGGAAAACAAACTAGAGTTTGGTCCACATGAACTGCTGCTGTGCAGACTGTACTTAGAGTTTTGCACATGTGACTCCAGTTGTGTCATTTAGCAatcgaaaaaaactgtaagaagGCAAAGTAAAATACCTTGTAGTAAAATTGTAAACATGTCCAGAGAGAGAGCGCACTTCACACACAACTTTGCTCCACACAACATTACACGATACAAGTAAACTCAGTAACGTTCAGACACATAACAGAATTGATTTGTTAATAAAGTGATGTGATAAAATGTCAAACCTGTTGTTCTGTATTTTGCTTTATGTatgttttcatacattttttttttcttttgggacATCAATTCACACAAATTGAATTAGGTCAACTGAAACATTTAGATTTTAGAATTTTTAAgttggagatttttttttttttcttttacactgtaTAAAACCTGCAgaaattctgtttttttatttatttattttttcccccatcaTTCTGGGGAGGGCCTCTGGTTACagagcagaccaatcacagctgTTGTGGTCTGTGTAGATGTGACACCAGTTACTGGTTCTGACTAGATCAGGCAAACAGCGAAGAACATCAGTTACTGCAAGATGAGAGGTTTACTCTTACTGATTAATACTCTGTTACTGCTGGAGTCAACAGAAAACAAAGAATATGATAAACTAAACCAAcatgagaaaaatattattgacaAAGCAATAGAAGAAGCCAATGAGAGACATgggaaaaacaaacacattgaTTTTGACTCCATCTTAAGCACTGTAAGttatttaattcaaatgttAAACCATTATCATATTACTGTCATTTCTCTGTTTGTTTtgatttctttgttttgttttgttttgttttaaacatctTTTACATGTATGGTTTTtatctttattctttatttcaTTGTATTCTTTACATGTATCTTTCCCCATGACAGAATTATGACAAGGGCATGATTAATGTGTTATTAAAACCCACCTCGTGTGACAAGGCAAGACTGTTTGTCCATCGGAAAGACTGTGAAATCCAAATGAAGGCTACAGTAAGTAACTACTCACTCTCACAGAAGGATTTTAATTGCCTGAATGCCTAgaatacacttaaaaaaatgCTTACAG containing:
- the LOC125249454 gene encoding cystatin-like protein; this encodes MRGLLLLINTLLLLESTENKEYDKLNQHEKNIIDKAIEEANERHGKNKHIDFDSILSTNYDKGMINVLLKPTSCDKARLFVHRKDCEIQMKATPQVSCVECHGSMSCFLLREQEKVHQILVTY